One genomic window of Sodaliphilus pleomorphus includes the following:
- a CDS encoding site-specific integrase, whose product MATKKNYRANNTYLIEGASGDNPKLFAQVLSDGRESLYLEFYLGYTEAVSKSGNTYKKVNRQTERLGLYLWQAPRTPIERQQNKETLALAKKIRYERGQELLESNEGYRLAKPKDIDFIAYFQSYIESYTKKDIRMIEIALHRFQDFLRDTAEYKKFQKHITPQQISREMMLTFTEYLQSRSIGEGARGIFARFKKVYKSCGVKYKFNYTEPFTDVDGKTISIKVDDNQLRKEILSLDEIAQLASTHYDNENPNIRRAFLFCLYTGLRFCDVKDLTFTNVDFANRLLKFEQNKTKGHSVNSGVVIPLDETHLKLIGEPSQPDNRGEVIFPLPSYEMCLKALKRWVKRAGISKHISWHCARHSFAVNILNNGANIKTVASLLGHSGLKHTEKYTRAVDSLKQQAIASLPALNID is encoded by the coding sequence ATGGCAACCAAAAAGAATTACAGGGCTAACAATACCTATCTAATTGAGGGTGCAAGTGGCGATAACCCCAAACTATTTGCACAGGTATTGAGTGACGGTAGAGAGAGCCTATATTTGGAGTTTTATTTAGGCTATACCGAGGCGGTGAGCAAGAGCGGTAACACTTACAAGAAAGTGAACCGCCAAACCGAGCGTTTGGGGCTTTACCTGTGGCAAGCACCAAGAACCCCGATTGAGCGACAGCAAAACAAAGAAACGTTAGCCCTCGCCAAAAAGATACGTTATGAGCGTGGGCAAGAGTTGTTAGAGAGCAATGAGGGTTACAGGCTGGCAAAGCCCAAAGACATTGATTTTATTGCTTACTTTCAATCCTACATTGAGAGTTACACCAAGAAAGATATTAGAATGATTGAAATTGCTTTGCACCGCTTTCAAGATTTTTTGAGAGATACCGCCGAGTACAAGAAATTTCAAAAGCATATCACGCCCCAGCAAATAAGCCGTGAAATGATGTTGACCTTTACCGAGTACCTACAAAGTAGGAGTATAGGTGAGGGGGCGAGAGGCATATTTGCACGCTTTAAGAAAGTCTATAAAAGTTGTGGGGTTAAGTATAAGTTTAACTATACCGAGCCGTTTACCGATGTTGACGGCAAAACGATAAGCATTAAGGTTGACGATAACCAATTAAGGAAAGAAATTTTGTCGCTTGATGAGATTGCACAATTAGCCTCAACCCACTATGATAATGAGAACCCCAATATTAGGCGTGCTTTCCTGTTTTGCCTCTATACAGGGTTGAGATTTTGTGATGTGAAAGACCTTACATTTACAAACGTGGATTTTGCCAACCGCCTGTTAAAGTTTGAGCAAAACAAGACCAAAGGACACAGCGTTAACAGCGGTGTTGTGATACCGCTTGATGAAACCCACCTAAAACTAATTGGCGAGCCGTCACAGCCCGATAACAGGGGCGAGGTGATATTTCCCTTACCGAGTTATGAAATGTGCCTAAAAGCCCTTAAAAGGTGGGTTAAACGTGCTGGAATTTCCAAGCATATTAGTTGGCATTGTGCAAGACATAGTTTTGCCGTGAATATCTTGAACAATGGGGCTAATATTAAGACCGTGGCGAGCCTGTTAGGACACAGCGGTTTGAAACACACCGAGAAATATACAAGAGCGGTTGACAGCCTAAAACAACAGGCGATTGCCAGCCTACCAGCGTTAAATATTGATTGA
- the pgeF gene encoding peptidoglycan editing factor PgeF, protein MMPSLKIDCLPMAEPLGGIEAFNVLRGHVDPADPYSEVNLCDYVGDDPLHVVQCRLQLCKQLHIDPQCLVMPRQRHTSQVRLVDARLLALSSHERASELDGVDALVTCLTGVCLGVNTADCVNIALCDPAAGVVAVAHAGWRGTVARIASRTVAAMQAVGAQPGRIVATMGACICQDCFEVGDEVVEALTGAGYDERYVAVRNTRTGKMHVDLPTANKIDLVEAGVHPRHITWNGECTRCNPNLYFSARRLGIASGRTFTGIIRRH, encoded by the coding sequence ATGATGCCAAGCCTGAAGATTGATTGCCTGCCCATGGCCGAGCCGCTGGGCGGCATCGAAGCCTTCAACGTGCTGCGCGGCCACGTCGACCCGGCCGACCCCTACAGCGAGGTGAACCTGTGCGACTATGTGGGCGACGACCCGCTGCACGTGGTGCAGTGCCGCTTGCAGCTGTGCAAGCAGCTGCACATCGACCCGCAGTGCCTGGTCATGCCCCGCCAGCGCCACACGAGCCAGGTGCGGCTCGTCGACGCCCGGTTGCTGGCCTTGTCCAGCCACGAGCGCGCCAGCGAGCTCGATGGCGTAGATGCGCTGGTCACCTGCCTCACGGGCGTGTGCCTGGGGGTGAACACGGCCGACTGTGTGAACATTGCCCTGTGCGACCCCGCGGCAGGCGTTGTGGCTGTGGCCCACGCCGGCTGGCGTGGCACGGTGGCCCGCATCGCCTCGCGCACGGTGGCGGCCATGCAGGCAGTGGGTGCCCAGCCTGGCCGCATCGTGGCGACCATGGGGGCGTGTATATGCCAGGATTGCTTTGAGGTGGGCGACGAGGTGGTCGAGGCCCTGACTGGTGCGGGCTACGACGAGCGCTATGTGGCCGTGCGCAACACGCGCACCGGCAAGATGCACGTCGACCTGCCCACGGCCAACAAGATCGATCTTGTCGAGGCTGGTGTACATCCCCGCCACATCACCTGGAACGGCGAGTGCACGCGTTGCAACCCCAACCTCTATTTCTCGGCCCGCCGCCTGGGCATCGCCTCGGGCCGCACGTTCACGGGCATCATCAGGCGGCATTGA
- a CDS encoding helix-turn-helix domain-containing protein, which translates to MRERKTAPTEGNKSEQNTTISPATGLTPQQEQACILLASGESYTAVAQRLNINRGTLYKWQDLLPFQCFYNKQCSDFKADVRNALLGLHAEAVDTVRELMNNGGEGTRLKAAIWLLERVEAVEVGATDVREVLKAQHTEPIFDLSKTSLNDKAYRQALKDLGLSEKADV; encoded by the coding sequence ATGAGAGAGAGAAAGACCGCCCCGACCGAGGGCAACAAAAGTGAACAAAATACAACAATATCGCCAGCGACAGGATTAACGCCCCAGCAAGAGCAAGCCTGTATATTGCTGGCGAGCGGTGAGAGTTACACGGCGGTAGCCCAGCGGTTGAATATTAACCGAGGCACGCTGTATAAGTGGCAAGACCTGTTGCCGTTTCAATGTTTCTACAATAAGCAATGCAGCGACTTTAAAGCCGATGTGAGAAACGCCCTGTTAGGATTGCACGCCGAGGCGGTTGACACCGTGAGAGAGTTAATGAACAACGGCGGCGAGGGTACCCGATTGAAAGCCGCTATTTGGTTGCTTGAAAGGGTTGAGGCGGTAGAGGTGGGGGCTACCGATGTGAGAGAGGTATTAAAAGCCCAGCACACCGAGCCGATTTTTGACCTATCAAAAACCAGCCTCAACGATAAAGCCTACAGACAGGCGTTAAAAGATTTGGGGTTGAGCGAGAAAGCCGATGTTTGA
- a CDS encoding phage/plasmid replication domain-containing protein — translation MFDTVNFKLTAADVEGVSFIEETPCYLTDVATHQYNGGDLVVTGNLAGLKVTVNRWQVRVKDGSLCKWFLGDNFKSMGRADVQRAVERLSDELHLPMNLAAVTRLDVGCNIITQHPTEVYINHLGVLAWAKRLLQPSGLYYHRRDEKLCFYDKNREQRARGEQPPDLYRGRNVLRYEQRYTHRLASVLGVPAVTGATLFDEAFYIAVVKRWRDTYKAIRKINEIQLNFQAMKSKQQLYRFGVLSLVERAGGEVEFIAQIAEAQKRGELTAKQAHDLRQAVKAACQEREGLTVKSEAIDELNKKVAEAVRFYR, via the coding sequence ATGTTTGACACCGTTAATTTCAAGTTAACCGCCGCCGATGTTGAGGGGGTGAGTTTCATTGAGGAAACACCCTGTTACCTCACCGATGTAGCGACCCACCAATACAACGGCGGCGATTTGGTTGTCACAGGCAACCTCGCTGGCTTGAAAGTGACCGTTAACCGCTGGCAAGTGAGAGTTAAAGACGGTTCACTTTGCAAATGGTTTTTGGGCGATAACTTCAAGTCAATGGGGCGAGCCGATGTGCAAAGAGCGGTTGAGCGGTTGAGCGATGAGTTACACCTACCTATGAACCTCGCCGCCGTTACTCGCCTCGATGTGGGGTGCAATATTATCACCCAGCACCCCACCGAGGTTTATATAAATCATTTGGGCGTGCTGGCGTGGGCAAAGCGATTGTTGCAGCCCAGCGGTTTGTATTATCACCGCCGAGATGAGAAACTTTGTTTCTATGATAAAAACCGAGAGCAAAGAGCGAGGGGCGAGCAACCGCCCGACCTCTACCGAGGTAGAAACGTTTTGAGGTATGAGCAACGATATACCCACAGGCTGGCGAGTGTTTTAGGCGTGCCAGCCGTCACAGGGGCAACCCTGTTTGATGAGGCATTTTATATTGCCGTGGTCAAACGCTGGCGAGATACCTACAAAGCAATAAGAAAAATCAATGAAATTCAATTAAATTTCCAAGCGATGAAAAGCAAGCAACAGTTATACAGGTTTGGGGTTTTGTCTTTGGTTGAGCGTGCTGGCGGCGAGGTGGAATTTATAGCCCAAATCGCCGAGGCACAAAAGCGAGGCGAGTTGACGGCAAAACAGGCACACGATTTGAGGCAAGCGGTTAAGGCGGCGTGCCAAGAGCGAGAGGGTTTGACCGTCAAAAGTGAGGCGATTGATGAACTTAACAAAAAGGTAGCCGAGGCGGTGAGGTTTTACCGCTGA
- a CDS encoding tRNA threonylcarbamoyladenosine dehydratase — protein MQNQFSRTQLLFGKPAIDTLAGSRVAVFGVGGVGGYVVEVLARSGVGAIDLYDDDRVCLTNVNRQLYALISTIGKHKVDVAAQRVHDINPHCIVRTYKKFYLVSNAHEVDLSCYDYVVDCIDTVSAKMELVRRCKQLGVPILCCMGAANKFDATAFRIADISKTKNDPLAKVMRKRLRREGINHFKCVYSDELPTAPFDDADISCRFHCICPNKDMRKCTDRRNIPASNAFVPAAEGIIAGGEVVKDLIAAAGTMRISPQERDTSAPALKAADRARRMLQEWKTMKLQEQSAGNE, from the coding sequence ATGCAAAATCAGTTTTCACGCACTCAACTCCTCTTTGGCAAGCCTGCCATCGACACGCTGGCCGGCAGCCGCGTGGCCGTGTTCGGCGTGGGCGGTGTGGGCGGCTATGTGGTCGAGGTGCTGGCCCGCAGCGGCGTGGGCGCCATCGACCTCTACGACGACGACCGCGTGTGCCTCACCAACGTCAACCGCCAGCTCTACGCCCTCATCAGCACCATCGGCAAGCACAAGGTCGACGTGGCCGCCCAGCGCGTGCACGACATCAACCCCCATTGCATCGTGCGCACCTACAAGAAGTTTTATCTCGTGAGCAACGCCCACGAGGTCGACCTGAGCTGCTACGACTACGTGGTCGACTGCATCGACACCGTGAGCGCCAAGATGGAGCTCGTGAGGCGCTGCAAGCAGCTGGGTGTGCCCATACTGTGCTGCATGGGCGCGGCCAACAAGTTTGATGCCACAGCCTTCAGGATTGCCGACATCAGCAAGACCAAAAACGACCCCCTGGCCAAGGTCATGCGCAAGCGCCTGCGCCGCGAGGGCATCAACCACTTCAAGTGCGTCTACAGCGACGAGCTGCCCACGGCCCCCTTCGACGACGCCGACATCAGCTGCCGCTTCCACTGCATATGCCCCAACAAGGACATGCGCAAGTGCACCGACCGCCGCAACATCCCGGCCAGCAACGCCTTTGTGCCCGCTGCCGAGGGCATCATAGCCGGCGGCGAGGTGGTGAAAGACCTCATTGCCGCTGCCGGCACCATGCGCATCAGCCCCCAGGAGCGCGACACCAGCGCGCCGGCGCTCAAGGCTGCCGACCGTGCCCGCCGCATGCTGCAGGAGTGGAAAACCATGAAATTGCAAGAGCAGTCGGCTGGCAACGAGTAG
- a CDS encoding C10 family peptidase: MRKRFFFILSIVFSIAMMASPVSQQSALQEAMRFMKWQQVATSKPKMVKRGTSLNRSGADNASYYIFNAPGGEQGWAIVSGDDRTAPVLAYSPQGTIDPGRLSPAMQALLADYEHQLQALSMMDDATARRSMSAAARVPVATRHSIAPLIASKWDQATPYWNLCPQFMNSDGSSELAYTGCVATSIAQVMNYHKWPKTTTRVIPSYTFTYSNGGYDYGTATTEELPVASFDWDHMRNSYTGAEDEASIHAVAQLMQYAGYAVKMQYGRNSSGAYTDDIPVAFTRYFGYDSTSLHIAYRNDYSQTDWDNLIYGELESGRPVVYNGTAGSGGGHSFVCDGFEMGDFFHINWGWGGMGNGYFQLSVLNPNASGIGGAGVGEGYNMKQNAIVGIKPDLSQTGDTTVAPPDTTVVPQPRSLLSATGISINYNSTTATWERDSKSAGFSIYKSHYINVNFSDHQGSKKKFKEGLALYDMEGNMVELIMTTPVYGQVTSSALGDRVQFGRDLSASSSKKFGKGLVGDYRLVPVCQEKDSTQWLPMLESDRYYIEAKLTNYTATLTCHPVTNLEGKAVVVKGGEKVGLSARVDVTLANNSADRYYGNLYLWVDGEALDPTFTPYTSCITAEVPAGEQKTVSFNFTPTSAGTKSIVVTTDQDGMHAVTGATGSMTVEAKSEAAMNLEVAISALGAQQPAQAGEHGIVWDNQVTFKVTVTNKAAGDYNRYVLAPLFIVKTDSAGNTRGSMVTYEQASLNLKPGESKDLQFTFDNLAYGSTYSLNVYARNDEPDDSEASHLTNLVKPGESKYYDLQRGLVTWTASGVRHSQQAAASITIPADAAAVSLEGLSFDNVTASANPNVVYLLGAADTVPAGLQGKNVVLGTVAPSLSLTAGHPFFTPVDFTAQQATFTRSLEPAGEHYNWSTMVLPFAPQRVLAQGNEINWRHAPAGRSQQVLVLELVGEDAASSELIFDYAAQMHSCRPYLVALARGVAPAQGMVTFEATQARVTAETKAITSGQSYLLRGTFNTASPAAPYVLRSDLCQFVPSPGAEVQPFEAWAQMLDGTTAATALNIVLPSDIVTGVTGVSVAAPKAGIVYDITGRVMQGSLQELPHGIYIVDGRKVVK, translated from the coding sequence ATGCGCAAACGATTCTTTTTCATCCTGTCGATCGTCTTCTCTATTGCGATGATGGCCAGTCCCGTGTCGCAACAGAGCGCACTGCAAGAGGCGATGAGATTCATGAAGTGGCAGCAAGTCGCCACATCTAAACCCAAAATGGTGAAGCGAGGCACCAGCCTGAACCGCTCGGGTGCCGACAACGCCAGCTACTATATCTTCAACGCCCCTGGCGGTGAGCAAGGCTGGGCCATCGTGTCGGGCGACGACCGCACTGCACCCGTGCTGGCCTATAGCCCGCAAGGCACTATCGACCCTGGCCGCCTGTCGCCTGCGATGCAAGCCCTGCTCGCCGACTATGAGCACCAGCTGCAGGCGCTGAGCATGATGGACGACGCCACGGCGCGCCGCAGCATGAGCGCTGCCGCCAGGGTGCCAGTGGCCACACGCCACAGCATTGCCCCCCTCATCGCCAGCAAGTGGGACCAGGCAACGCCCTACTGGAACCTGTGCCCCCAGTTTATGAACAGTGACGGCTCGAGCGAGCTGGCCTACACCGGGTGTGTGGCCACCAGCATAGCCCAGGTGATGAACTACCACAAGTGGCCCAAGACGACGACGCGCGTCATACCCTCCTACACGTTCACCTACAGCAACGGCGGCTACGACTATGGCACCGCCACCACCGAGGAGCTGCCCGTGGCGAGCTTCGACTGGGACCACATGCGCAACAGCTACACCGGAGCCGAGGACGAGGCCAGCATCCACGCTGTGGCCCAGCTCATGCAATATGCCGGCTATGCCGTGAAGATGCAGTATGGGCGCAACTCGAGCGGTGCCTATACCGATGATATCCCCGTTGCCTTCACGCGCTACTTCGGCTACGACAGCACCTCGCTGCACATCGCCTACCGCAACGACTACAGCCAGACCGACTGGGACAACCTCATCTACGGCGAGCTCGAGTCGGGACGCCCCGTGGTGTACAACGGCACGGCGGGCTCGGGCGGCGGTCACTCCTTTGTGTGCGACGGCTTTGAGATGGGCGACTTCTTCCACATCAACTGGGGTTGGGGTGGCATGGGCAACGGCTACTTCCAGCTCTCGGTGCTCAATCCCAATGCCAGCGGCATAGGCGGCGCCGGCGTGGGCGAGGGCTACAACATGAAGCAGAACGCCATCGTGGGCATCAAGCCCGACCTGAGCCAGACGGGCGACACCACGGTGGCGCCCCCCGACACCACAGTCGTGCCGCAGCCGCGCAGCCTGCTCTCGGCCACGGGCATCAGCATCAACTACAACTCGACTACTGCCACCTGGGAGCGCGACAGCAAGAGCGCGGGCTTCTCGATCTACAAGAGCCACTACATCAACGTGAACTTCAGCGATCACCAGGGCAGCAAGAAGAAATTCAAAGAGGGTCTTGCCCTCTACGACATGGAGGGCAACATGGTGGAGCTCATCATGACCACTCCTGTCTATGGCCAGGTCACTTCCAGCGCCTTGGGCGACAGGGTGCAGTTTGGCCGCGACCTGAGCGCAAGCAGTAGCAAGAAGTTCGGCAAGGGCCTGGTGGGCGACTACCGCCTCGTGCCCGTGTGCCAGGAGAAAGACAGCACCCAGTGGCTGCCCATGCTGGAGAGCGACCGCTACTATATCGAGGCCAAGCTCACCAATTACACGGCCACGCTCACTTGCCACCCGGTGACCAACCTCGAGGGCAAGGCTGTAGTGGTGAAAGGCGGCGAGAAGGTGGGTCTCTCGGCACGCGTCGATGTGACGCTGGCCAACAACAGTGCCGACCGCTACTATGGCAACCTCTACCTGTGGGTCGACGGCGAGGCACTCGATCCCACCTTCACCCCCTACACGAGCTGTATCACTGCCGAGGTGCCTGCCGGCGAGCAGAAGACGGTGAGCTTCAACTTCACCCCCACCAGCGCCGGCACCAAGTCGATCGTGGTGACCACCGACCAAGACGGAATGCATGCCGTGACTGGCGCCACGGGCTCGATGACCGTCGAGGCCAAGTCGGAGGCGGCCATGAATCTTGAGGTCGCCATCTCGGCCCTGGGCGCACAGCAGCCTGCACAGGCCGGCGAGCACGGCATCGTGTGGGACAACCAGGTGACCTTCAAGGTCACGGTCACCAACAAGGCCGCAGGCGACTACAACCGCTATGTGCTGGCCCCGCTCTTCATCGTCAAGACCGACAGCGCCGGCAACACCCGTGGCAGCATGGTCACCTATGAGCAAGCGTCGCTCAATCTCAAGCCAGGCGAGAGCAAGGACTTGCAATTCACCTTCGACAACCTGGCCTATGGCAGCACCTACTCGCTCAACGTGTATGCCCGCAACGACGAGCCCGACGACAGCGAGGCCAGCCACCTCACCAACCTGGTGAAGCCGGGCGAGAGCAAGTACTACGACCTGCAGCGCGGCCTCGTGACCTGGACGGCAAGCGGCGTGCGCCACAGCCAGCAGGCTGCGGCCTCGATCACCATCCCTGCCGATGCCGCCGCAGTGAGCCTTGAGGGCCTGAGCTTCGACAACGTCACGGCCAGCGCCAACCCCAACGTGGTGTACTTGCTCGGCGCTGCCGACACGGTGCCCGCCGGCCTGCAAGGCAAAAACGTGGTGCTGGGCACGGTGGCCCCGTCGCTGTCTCTCACCGCCGGCCACCCCTTCTTCACGCCGGTCGATTTCACCGCGCAGCAGGCCACATTCACCCGCAGTCTTGAGCCCGCAGGCGAGCACTACAACTGGAGCACGATGGTGCTGCCCTTTGCCCCGCAGCGCGTGTTGGCCCAGGGCAACGAGATCAACTGGCGCCACGCCCCCGCCGGCCGCTCACAGCAGGTGCTGGTGCTCGAGCTGGTCGGGGAGGATGCAGCCAGCAGCGAGCTCATCTTTGACTATGCTGCCCAGATGCACAGCTGCAGGCCCTATCTGGTGGCCCTGGCCCGTGGTGTGGCACCGGCACAAGGCATGGTCACCTTCGAGGCTACGCAGGCCCGCGTCACCGCCGAGACCAAGGCCATCACCAGCGGCCAGAGCTACCTGTTGCGCGGCACCTTCAACACGGCCTCGCCCGCAGCCCCCTACGTGTTGCGCAGCGACCTGTGCCAGTTTGTGCCCTCGCCGGGCGCCGAGGTGCAGCCATTCGAAGCCTGGGCCCAGATGCTCGACGGCACCACAGCAGCCACGGCACTCAACATCGTGCTGCCCAGCGACATCGTGACCGGCGTGACCGGCGTGAGCGTTGCAGCGCCCAAGGCAGGTATCGTCTACGACATCACCGGCCGCGTGATGCAGGGCAGCCTCCAGGAGCTGCCGCACGGCATCTACATTGTTGACGGACGTAAAGTTGTGAAGTAG
- a CDS encoding helix-turn-helix domain-containing protein translates to MSQEDLNQITDLVTARTIFATKEVLTSEETARYMGISKSYLYKLTMRREIPHYKPTGKICYFNRREVEAWLQSNRVASDTELTNQAAAYCSERGGAA, encoded by the coding sequence ATGAGCCAAGAGGATTTGAACCAAATTACCGATTTGGTAACAGCAAGAACAATCTTTGCCACCAAAGAGGTATTGACCAGCGAGGAAACCGCCCGATATATGGGGATTTCCAAAAGTTACCTTTACAAACTGACAATGAGGCGTGAGATACCCCACTACAAACCCACAGGCAAGATTTGTTATTTCAATCGCCGTGAGGTTGAGGCGTGGTTACAATCCAACCGAGTTGCCAGCGACACCGAGTTAACCAACCAAGCCGCCGCCTATTGCAGCGAGAGAGGGGGTGCAGCGTGA
- a CDS encoding helix-turn-helix domain-containing protein, which produces MTNRLMTIKTTKNKLLLLHALRHVALAALAVLACLLPTQAGAQQHESAQQLLHQCEVARDKSHHQQLSQLAGRLLAVARQQHDARLVAYALMYKGSALLFTGNDDKAVATLQQALKAAGDAGNDSVKAAVMNNLGIYYASMAGNPFYAQQSFLKGKRLAMAAGDSSLQLRIAGNLLVLTKTPGDNESIAQARAIWSYGKAHRIAELAYMGAFYMAQCQHHASRYREALKWVQECLDIYRHYHYNDIAYVHVLHSQILLDMGKTAQAAAMAQTAVEVATRLHQLRIVPDALLQLAHVERKRGNLEASTGLARKALDAARRARTNTMLVDAQELLASNYIDLRQPDSAYAHLMSAFKAMQSVQSFDFKQLEHEQSIMQNIEAMEHQAQLHALESASQRRVAWALAAVVAVLVALLATTIAAARRRSKLYRGIVAQNVKALARQQELQERLASLAASSASDSASSAKTVKIDEKRGQEIYDRLCQLMEQDRVFTNPQLGREALAEMLGTNRTYLSAIVKEKSGMNVLQYINSYRIGEAVKILSDKAMVSLPLKRIYSEVGFASPTTFYKLFQQQVGITPHTYRKQFLEMDHDSSHDHNSA; this is translated from the coding sequence ATGACCAACCGCCTCATGACCATAAAAACGACAAAAAACAAACTCTTGCTCCTGCACGCGCTGCGCCACGTGGCACTCGCAGCACTCGCAGTACTTGCCTGCCTGCTCCCGACACAGGCCGGCGCACAGCAGCACGAGAGCGCACAGCAGCTGCTGCACCAGTGCGAGGTGGCACGCGACAAGAGCCACCACCAGCAGCTGAGCCAGCTGGCCGGCCGACTGCTGGCCGTGGCCCGGCAGCAACACGACGCGCGGCTCGTGGCCTATGCCTTGATGTACAAGGGCTCGGCCTTGCTCTTCACGGGCAACGACGACAAGGCCGTGGCAACGCTGCAGCAAGCCCTCAAGGCGGCTGGCGACGCCGGCAACGACAGCGTGAAAGCTGCCGTGATGAACAACCTGGGCATCTACTATGCCTCGATGGCCGGCAACCCCTTCTATGCCCAGCAGAGCTTTCTCAAGGGCAAGCGGCTGGCCATGGCCGCCGGCGACAGCAGCCTGCAACTGCGCATCGCCGGCAACCTGCTCGTGCTCACCAAGACCCCCGGCGACAACGAGAGCATAGCCCAGGCCCGCGCCATTTGGAGCTACGGCAAGGCCCACCGCATCGCCGAGCTCGCCTACATGGGGGCCTTCTACATGGCCCAGTGCCAGCACCACGCCTCCCGCTACCGCGAAGCCCTGAAGTGGGTGCAGGAGTGCCTCGACATCTACAGGCACTACCACTACAACGACATTGCCTATGTGCACGTGCTGCACTCCCAGATTTTGCTCGACATGGGCAAGACCGCCCAAGCGGCCGCCATGGCGCAAACGGCCGTCGAGGTGGCCACCCGGCTGCACCAGCTGCGCATTGTGCCCGATGCCCTGCTGCAGCTGGCCCACGTGGAGCGCAAGCGCGGCAACCTCGAGGCCTCGACAGGGCTTGCCCGCAAGGCCCTCGACGCCGCCCGCAGGGCCAGGACCAACACAATGCTCGTCGACGCTCAGGAGCTGCTGGCCAGCAACTACATCGACTTGCGGCAGCCCGACTCGGCCTATGCTCACCTCATGAGCGCATTTAAGGCCATGCAGAGCGTGCAGTCGTTCGACTTCAAGCAGCTCGAGCACGAGCAAAGCATCATGCAAAACATCGAGGCCATGGAGCACCAGGCACAGCTGCACGCGCTCGAGTCGGCCTCGCAGCGGCGCGTGGCCTGGGCCCTGGCGGCCGTCGTGGCAGTGCTCGTGGCACTGCTTGCGACAACAATTGCGGCTGCCCGGCGACGCAGCAAGCTATACCGCGGCATCGTGGCACAAAACGTGAAGGCACTGGCCCGGCAGCAAGAGCTGCAAGAGCGCCTGGCCAGCCTCGCAGCCTCCTCGGCAAGCGATAGTGCCAGCAGTGCCAAGACGGTGAAAATCGACGAGAAGCGCGGCCAGGAAATCTACGACCGCCTGTGCCAGCTCATGGAGCAAGACCGCGTGTTCACCAACCCGCAGCTGGGCCGCGAGGCCCTGGCCGAGATGCTGGGCACCAACCGCACCTATCTATCGGCCATCGTGAAAGAGAAAAGCGGCATGAACGTGCTGCAGTACATCAACAGCTACCGCATAGGCGAGGCCGTGAAGATACTGAGCGACAAGGCCATGGTGTCGCTCCCGCTCAAGCGCATCTACAGCGAGGTAGGCTTTGCCTCGCCCACCACATTCTACAAGCTGTTTCAGCAGCAGGTGGGCATCACGCCGCACACCTACCGCAAGCAATTTCTCGAGATGGACCACGACAGCAGCCACGACCACAACAGCGCTTAG